One window from the genome of Chrysemys picta bellii isolate R12L10 chromosome 15, ASM1138683v2, whole genome shotgun sequence encodes:
- the LOC101935343 gene encoding glutathione S-transferase theta-1-like: MERSFFSVYLLCSYSQGQVVSASTHHLSPCCSLYPAGRMGIELYLDLLSPPCRSVYIFAKKNNIPFTFKQMEVLKGQQHSNGFGKVNILRKVPALKDGGFTLAESPAILTYLSQKYKTPDHWYPLDMKKRARVDEYLSWHHSAIRSSVFKIFWLKNMDRTFCPRASTFAKGLEGLWFTKCLIDWRPLVVFPLYMDQTAPEEKLQEALEDLTIPLKQLEEKFLQDKPFLVGNMISLADLVAVTELMQLIAIGYNILEDMPKLVEWRNRVEKAVGKELFQEAHKVILNFQDLNSMLTEPQLKEQMKPRLLKMVA, from the exons ATGGAAAGAAGTTTCTTTTCAGTCTACCTTCTCTGCAGCTACAGCCAAGGACAGGTAGTCTCAGCCTCAACACAtcacctctctccctgctgctccctctaCCCAGCAGGTAGGATGGGGATAGAGCTCTACCTGGACTTGCTCTCACCACCCTGCCGATCCGTCTACATCTTTGCCAAGAAGAACAACATCCCCTTCACATTCAAACAAATGGAGGTACTCAAAG GGCAACAGCACAGTAATGGATTTGGCAAGGTGAACATCCTGAGGAAAGTGCCAGCACTGAAGGATGGAGGTTTCACCTTAGCAGAGAG CCCTGCAATTCTTACCTACCTGAGTCAGAAGTATAAAACCCCTGACCACTGGTACCCATTGGATATGAAGAAACGAGCCCGGGTAGATGAATACCTGTCTTGGCATCATTCTGCCATCCGGTCAAGTGTTTTCAAGATATTCTGGCTCAAG AatatggacaggaccttctgtccaagggccTCAACCTTTGCaaaagggttggaaggactaTGGTTTACTAAGTGTCTGATTGATTGGAGACCTCTG GTGGTGTTTCCTTTATACATGGACCAGACAGCTCCTGAAGAGAAGCTGCAGGAAGCTTTAGAGGACCTGACCATTCCCCTGAAGCAATTAGAGGAGAAGTTCCTGCAGGACAAGCCCTTCCTTGTAGGCAACATGATTTCTCTGGCAGACCTGGTGGCAGTTACAGAGCTCATGCAG CTCATAGCAATTGGTTACAACATCTTGGAGGACATGCCCAAGCTGGTGGAGTGGCGCAATCGGGTGGAGAAAGCTGTGGGGAAGGAGCTTTTCCAGGAAGCGCATAAAGTGATTCTGAATTTCCAGGATTTGAATAGCATGCTGACTGAGCCACAACTAAAAGAGCAAATGAAACCTAGGCTGCTGAAGATGGTGgcctga